The DNA sequence CGTTGAGGCCTCTTTCCTTAATAAGCTGAAATCGGTTTGGAAGAAGTAAGAATGATAGAAGATGCCTTAGCTGAcctagttgtgaagccccatAATAtaagtgagttataagcctaaATACTGAGTGCTAACATGTAAAAAGGGGTTGCCACctgatgcttagggagaagaatctaggaaggagaaaatagtgggagaaaagaaaaaataaatatctggaggaataagctggacgaagtccagaggaggtaataaaaaaaatcatcatattttggagatataagctggacgaagtccaggaaaacaaggaggtataagctggacgaagtccaggagaaaaaaaaaagagaagaataaGAAAGAAGGTTAGAAGGAGGAATTCTCATAACCCGAGGCATCAATGGCAGAAAATGGCTTAGAGCGATCGATCCTAACATCTcaggtgaggaatgagtgatcgagtgaatccaacaacTGGTAAGGCTATATGCTATCTGGACGAGCTGACAAACCGACTAGGTAGACGAAGGGAATGGGAGGATTTGGAGTGTGTAGATTATTGATTGGCCTTAATCTTCGGGCAGTGCTTAAAGTTTGAACTAGTTCATGCCAATGTGTTTTGTTTCcttaattgtttgtttttctttctttttttgtcgAGTAGTGTGTCGAGTCTAGATGTCTAAGTGTCTTTATGGATCGGTCATGAAATAACCATGctttgaaattcgccttatttctttttttttgtctttatacttgaggacaagtatggtttaagtgtgagcggtttgataaggctaatttcatgcatttgTTATGGGGCTAAATTCGTAATTTTCGGGTCTAACAAGGTTTTGTAAGCCGGTGTGTAGAGTAAATACCAGATCCGGGAATAAAGGAGTGCAGAGGAAGTGAGCAGAAAGAAGGAAATTCACCGGACGGAGGACCATCCTAGATAAAGGGGCATAACGGGAAATACAAGGaagaatctagaagcttcattccttataaataagagcatgcgGCATACATGAAGGGCAATCATTCATCCATTTAGCTCTTAGCTCAGTTTTCTCACActctacacacacacttgggggaTTTGTTTGCGGGTTTTTACGGTTCATGGTTTGAGAATCAGCttgtgtaacaccgtctctacgtgaggcgaagatacaatttagTTTCTGTTTTAAGTTTCTGTTCTGAATTTCCCGAGACTTCGCTGTTCGAAGCTGGaccttattttattaaatttgtgttTAATCTGCACTTGATTAGCTATGGAAGCTGCTGCTATAGTTTCATTTCATGTTATTACCGTGTTTCTGTTTACTTTGGATGCTTTTAGCGATTGATCTGAGTTTTAGAGTTGAATTGTGTGGAGATCGTGGTTGATCGTTTGAATCTAGTTGAATCTGTGTGATCGGAGATGGGAATTGTTGtggtttgttgtggatggcttggatccggagcggATGAAGCGTCCGGTGTTTAGATCTGTTCATTTCTGCATGGTTTTGATGTTTAGTTTCTGTTTTCTCACTTACCTCGTCTAACAAtagtagatctgtttagtttcGATAGTTAATCGTAGTTTAATGGTTTAATTCAGCTTGCTCTGCTCCGTGTTATAAGTTTACTCTGTTTTCTCTGCATTTTGTGATCAAGGATCGTTAGAGAAGATGAAGCTAGTTGTTGGTTGAACtcttagttagttattttgcagcttttcattcGTATTTTGCTAATTTGGGAAATGGTTCCCACGATCTGTCTTTCCTCTGTCTAGGTTATTTTAGGCAAAACTGTTCATTAGGTCTAGTAATATGTTATCGCTAGAATGTTATCTTATTTACATCTTGTTTTTCGTCATGCATGTTTCAGTTATGTTtacctaggtctagctgttagaataGATTGTTACGTTTCCCCAGTCTAGTAGTTAAGTTTCAACCCCAcgaaatgcgtggcagcagccaaaacaATTGTCCAAATTCTCTTTCATGTTTACTTACGTCTCCATCTCTATGGGATTCGATCTCTACTTCCTTATACTAGTTCTTTTTAGTACagtgggttgagggttttgaaaaccAGGAAaagattgtgtgcccaacgaccgATGGTTTCAAGagttctctgagttcctagacccggTGATCTAGCGGATTTTCTGGATCTGAGAAGTCTGACTATATTTACACAAACACACGAGAACATTTCCTAGCTCTTCAAGGCTTCAACGttaattcttctcaaaagatgaagaattcttggagaaaaatagaagaaaaattgagagaaagtGGGAGGAGTGGGGGCGTGAACTTCAAGAGTGAGGGAGGcgtgatttttttatttaggtttAGGTTTTCTcccatgtatttatagagtgcaataattaaatccccaaataaataaataaaagatttgggaagatttgatGGGGAGAAGTTAGAGTGAATTAGGGAGAGAAAAATAGGGATTTCGAATTAtatgctatttaattagcatatGATTAATTCGGTATTTCACgtagtagaataaaatatcacggagcagaataaaaataataaatcctcccaataaaatatggagtaggCGATTTTATGCCTAggatttaaattcaaatcctaatttatataggatatggcaagatctccttagatatggtaagatttgctaggatacttatatttattcatggaagagaataaataagggatcaataatataataaacaattcTTCCTTCCCTTAAATAAGAAGATTTTCGAATTCTCCCCAGAAATAAGGTAGGGATCGAATTTCTCATAgagaaaataaggaaaaatcGGACTctgaatttaatttgaataaatatctcaagcaattaattaaatccaataaaaataggattccTCTCCAATAAATCATGGTGgtcaaaaattccaaataaaatgtgtatgatatttatgatgaacctatttaatctcactcatcccttaagGAATAattcaccaaaatatatttcaccccgcatcaaatattcacacagTCACGTCACAAACTCAACCAGTTTGACTATTCCACTTCCACATCACATTCTCAACGACATTAACCTTTCAACGGTCACGTCATACGTTCCACATCTTTGATTTTTCAACAGCCACGTCATATACTCAACAGATTTGACTATTCAAATAaatctcaactccaaatcgcaattaggtcacaaagaaatcatgcaattaattcactcatcatttaatccacACACTTCACGGTATTAAAAGcattaaatgcaaaaaaattatggttcgaaaagtggggcgttacaatTCTTCCCCTACTAattcttcatttctttcttttttgcttttctgttattaagttttttttttttagaatatttgatattttgtctatggTAGTAGCCTATGaagatatttttgtttttattgtttaatcaTATACGAATGTAAGCTTCATTGGATGATAACATATTGgctaaattttgttttggagCTTCAACGTGCCATAAAATGTAATGGTAAGTTTGACATTGACGCCctagatttattttttgtattgacAATGCTACAAATCTGTTTACCATCCGAGATGAAGCTAATTTAGCCAAACTCTGGAGTTTATTcatattgttttataataaaaaaatgtagcacttgttttatactactagtcaaaattatttctatttattttttatgagttTTTCTTTTCGagatgaattctatagtctactaataatactttaaccattttttttttctttctatccattttattttactaatttgctttaaaatttgtattgtcACTGtttagactatttttttttatgaatggagATAATATTAAAATCCATTTGGTTCTATGTAATAAGACTGGTAGACATGTTCAATCAGAAAATAAGACATGTTTTCTCGTGATTAAGTTATTCTGCAACAAAAAACGATCAACCACTACTAGAAATCCATCATATAGTGACATAAAACAAGAGATACAATTACTTGTattggaaaattttgaaaaaaagacCAAAATTTAGGATGCATAGAGAATTATCCTTAAGTTGAGGACACAATCGTCCATTgcattcttaatttttgtgtcaCTTAATATTAGTTGGGACACTAACATTGAGAAAGCTTTTAAAGCATGGAGTGTATctagaaatacaaaataatatatttaattgaataaatatgtttttagCCATTTTTTTAGTGAGcattgtcttttttatttattattcattagtttattacaaATATGGCACTCttcctattaattttttttttaaatatatgtattccAAAATTTGTGGGGGCCATGTGGCCCATATTTGTTTACAAATGTTAGTTTTCAAAGAGTAGATATATAAGCCATTGAAAATCATAGCAAATTAGTTAGGTAGACTAATAGCAGGTAGGTTCAAGGCCCAATATGATTTATATTGGGTGTTTAATCATCATTATGCAACTATTCAACATTGTATAAATGCCATGTAACATTTGTTAGGACAGCCTACTAATATGGTtttatttcacaaataaatcaatgtCAGTTATTCATCCATAACACTTGCAAATAAAAAgatcttgaataaaataaaatattgattcaTGCTTGCACATACTACATGGAACATTCATAATAAGAAATTCAGAAATTGTCTTGAATTTGAAGATCTCCAATAATTGAAAATCCAATAGAGGATGCTAATGGTTTAGGTTAGGGTAGATGATTGATTCTAAAACCTTCCCGATTTCGCCTGTTTATCTTTACCATTTTCGACAAAGTACGTATTCCTAGAATAAGAACGATCACAGTGACTTTAGTGATGGCAATGGATACGATGATTAACATAAGAGCAATTAGGTCgagtgattttattttggaattgGGATTGATCGCCAACATCGATGCTCCATAGCTGACTGTGATAGATGCCAGCTACACGCACATGGCAAGAAAGGCGATGCTCAAGAGACATGTGTGTCTGGCTGGCCCTCCATGCGAAAGTAAGAGGATTGTGAAGATGGATGAAAAGAATGCTACGATGTTTGCACGTACCATAATTTTGTACATATGTGGGTGAGTACATGTGATCACGGCTTCACCAGCCTTGTGAGGTGACTTGTCATCTTGCCACACGCCGCCTGCTGGGTTGACAGTGTTCTGGAATGCCATTGTTGCTATCAGAACCGCCACCACCATCGTCGAGTTGGTGTATGGCTTGAATTTTCTCATTGATGGTAGCGACAAGCGTAACAAGACTCTTTCCACTACCATATagtccctctgtcccattagaaatgaaatgttttccgttttagtttgtctcattaaaaatgaaacgtttctaaatatggaaacagtattctctctactttatcttctttcttactttactctctcttcattaactcacaaaacaacactacctaaaattccgtgccgaaaagcaaatgttgcatatttaatgggacagagggagtatgtaatAGTGTCTGGAGGGCTCTCTTTTAAGATATCTAGCTCTGTTTTGTATGTGGAATTAAATGTGAGCCTCTTTATGTGGTTTCTTTCCACCAAATACtgtaaaattgtgatttaatGTAATAGTAACTCATTAGTATCTTCATCAATATAATTGAACCTTGTACTTATATAATTGATGGTTACCTCAAATTGATTGCACCTCACTGCAAAATGTAATAATgtctcctcatcctcatcaatTGCATTCACAAAATCATTTCCCAATTTGTCCACCAAAACCTTCAACCCCATAAGCTGGCCATGTTTGACGCACAAGTGCAGCACAGTCTCTCTACGAAGCAACCTCTCCTTAGCGGGCAAATAACTCACTTGAAGGAGATATTCCATGATCACAACATGACCTTTCATGGCAGCAATATGAACTGGGTTCATATCGTAGGAGTCTCGCCACCAGCAAGCCTCAGGGGCTACTAATAACAACTTTTGTGAGATCTCAACATGCCCTTCTTCGACTGCAATGTGAAGAGGGGATGAATTGTGGGAGTCTGAGATTCGCACTAGCCTCGGACTAAACTTCAACAATTCTTCAACAATGGCTGTTTGTCCATGCATTGCTGCGATGTGTAGAAGATTTCTTGAACATGAAAACTTGGCTTCATGAATAAGATATGGATCTTGTTCAAGTAGCTCTACAAGTGTTGTTACATTCCCTTTTGATGCAGCATTGAAGAGTTTCCTTTCTAGTATATCACTCGCCATTCTTCCCCCCACTAGCTAATTGttgtaatattatatattttctttctttctatcttCTGCAGTTTCTCCTCTTTTTCTCACAAAAGTGATCGATGTACGCACAACAAAGGACCCCCCTTGTTATACTTATAAGGTTGGCTCACAAGTAAGTTCTATCTAATTTCCACACTCCTTCACAATATGTTTAAAAGGCACCTcatattaaagaaaattctACCGAGAATTGCTTCGAAATTTCAAAAGAAATCAATGACCTAATAAAGTATGAAGCAcgtgattatatttttacatttcaCAAAATGTATTAttacatatcacaaattatatattagaACACAGATATAAGAAACCtatggaaataaaattcaaatgataaaaaaaaaggttgaaaACTACGttactattactatattcGAATATTTATgtagaataatattttatttcttatccATTACATTCAATTCTTATATAGaactgtattttattttataaggaGATATAgtttacctttttctcttttttgattgatgatttatttctttctttcatgGACGTTCGATTCTTACGATATTGATTTTGTCATCATTccta is a window from the Salvia hispanica cultivar TCC Black 2014 chromosome 1, UniMelb_Shisp_WGS_1.0, whole genome shotgun sequence genome containing:
- the LOC125192978 gene encoding ankyrin repeat-containing protein ITN1-like codes for the protein MASDILERKLFNAASKGNVTTLVELLEQDPYLIHEAKFSCSRNLLHIAAMHGQTAIVEELLKFSPRLVRISDSHNSSPLHIAVEEGHVEISQKLLLVAPEACWWRDSYDMNPVHIAAMKGHVVIMEYLLQVSYLPAKERLLRRETVLHLCVKHGQLMGLKVLVDKLGNDFVNAIDEDEETLLHFAVRCNQFERDYMVVERVLLRLSLPSMRKFKPYTNSTMVVAVLIATMAFQNTVNPAGGVWQDDKSPHKAGEAVITCTHPHMYKIMLASITVSYGASMNTYFVENGKDKQAKSGRF